A single Triticum dicoccoides isolate Atlit2015 ecotype Zavitan chromosome 2A, WEW_v2.0, whole genome shotgun sequence DNA region contains:
- the LOC119353769 gene encoding uncharacterized protein LOC119353769: MAAPFLLVLLLVVSGGAAAGGDGEAGLTRLALRGIDDPGRRHGPFALEEPEFMPEISTHDDEAGEAPRLEFRGIDDSGRGHASDAPDEPVFMAHLDDEPGEAPRLKFRGIDGSGIDEEPVLMDDDEAPGLEFRGIDDSGHGRASDAPEERAFTDVISTGGACDHFARLVAETGNATQLFWERAAGAGGLTVFCPEDKALAEFEPKFRSLGADDRLAVLLYHGAATTYGRKLFQAFDWVSVSSLATDAATNKSHAITVRDDGDTVWLWPSCRSGAGARVTKTVSEEAPLAVYVVDAVLLPNYLRQKLDGGDGPAAACEPSGGYFGWLHCCIPVWEVIVMAVASIAGFLAGFLLHDAVDKMSNKANLSG; encoded by the coding sequence ATGGCCGCACCTTTTCTGCTCGTTCTTCTGCTCGTCGTTTCTGGAGGCGCTgcagcgggcggcgacggcgaggcagggCTGACCCGGCTCGCGCTCCGAGGCATCGACGACCCGGGCCGTAGGCACGGGCCCTTCGCGCTGGAGGAGCCGGAGTTCATGCCCGAGATCTCCACGCACGACGACGAGGCGGGCGAAGCTCCCCGGCTTGAGTTCCGAGGCATCGACGACTCAGGCCGTGGGCACGCGTCCGACGCGCCGGACGAGCCGGTGTTCATGGCCCACCTCGACGACGAGCCGGGCGAAGCGCCCCGGCTCAAGTTCCGGGGCATCGACGGCTCGGGCATAGACGAGGAGCCTGTGCTCATGGACGACGACGAAGCGCCCGGGCTCGAGTTCCGAGGCATCGACGACTCCGGCCATGGGCGCGCATCCGACGCGCCGGAGGAGCGGGCGTTCACGGACGTTATCTCCACGGGCGGCGCCTGCGACCACTTCGCCCGCCTCGTCGCCGAGACGGGGAACGCGACCCAGCTCTTCTGGGAGCGCGCCGCGGGCGCCGGCGGCCTCACGGTGTTCTGCCCCGAAGACAAAGCCCTGGCCGAGTTCGAGCCGAAGTTCCGAAGCCTCGGCGCCGACGACCGGCTCGCCGTCCTGCTGTACCACGGCGCGGCGACCACCTACGGCAGGAAGTTGTTCCAGGCGTTCGACTGGGTGTCGGTGAGCTCGCTGGCCACCGACGCGGCCACCAACAAGAGCCACGCCATCACCGTCCGCGACGACGGGGACACGGTGTGGCTGTGGCCGTCGTGCAGGAGTGGCGCTGGGGCCAGGGTGACCAAGACGGTGTCCGAAGAAGCTCCCCTCGCCGTCTACGTCGTCGACGCCGTGCTGCTGCCGAACTACCTGCGACAGAAGCTGGATGGCGGCGACGGGCCGGCTGCTGCGTGCGAGCCGTCCGGTGGCTATTTCGGCTGGCTGCACTGCTGCATCCCGGTCTGGGAAGTGATAGTCATGGCCGTGGCGAGCATCGCGGGCTTCCTGGCCGGGTTTCTTCTTCATGATGCAGTCGACAAGATGAGCAACAAGGCCAATTTATCTGGTTAA
- the LOC119359157 gene encoding uncharacterized protein LOC119359157 produces the protein MAAPFLHLLLLVVSGGAAAGGEDEVGLPPLELRAIDDPGRGRASVAAEEPVLIADISTHDDEPAEVPRVEFRGIDDSGRGHASDAPEEPVFMADVATDDDEALFGGIDESGHVHASDAQEERAFTDVISTGGGCGRFARLVAKTGNASQLFWERVAGGGGLTVFCPEDKALSEFEPKFRGLGADDRLAVLLYHGAATTYGRKLFQAFDWVSLSSLATDAATNKSHAITLRDDGDTVWLWPSCGSRAWVRVTKTVSEEAPLAVYVVDAVLLPSHLRQKLDGGDEPAATCKPSGGYLGWLHSCIPAWTMVPIAVVSIVGFHVAFLLQDALNRKNKKANLIFF, from the coding sequence ATGGCCGCACCTTTTCTGCACCTTCTTCTGCTCGTCGTCTCTGGGGGTGCTGCAGCGGGCGGCGAGGACGAGGTGGGGCTGCCCCCGCTTGAGCTCCGAGCCATCGACGACCCGGGCCGTGGGCGCGCGTCCGTCGCTGCGGAGGAGCCGGTGCTCATCGCCGATATCTCCACGCACGACGACGAGCCGGCCGAAGTACCCCGGGTTGAGTTCCGAGGCATCGACGACTCGGGCCGTGGGCACGCGTCCGACGCGCCGGAGGAGCCGGTGTTCATGGCCGATGTCGCCACGGACGACGACGAGGCGCTTTTCGGTGGCATCGATGAGTCGGGCCATGTGCACGCGTCCGACGCGCAGGAGGAGCGGGCGTTCACGGACGTCATCTCCACGGGCGGCGGCTGCGGCCGCTTCGCCCGCCTCGTCGCCAAGACGGGGAACGCGAGCCAGCTCTTCTGGGAGCGCGTCGCGGGCGGTGGCGGTCTCACCGTATTCTGCCCCGAAGACAAGGCCCTCTCCGAGTTCGAGCCCAAGTTCCGAGGCCTCGGCGCCGACGACCGGCTCGCCGTCCTGCTGTACCACGGCGCGGCAACCACCTACGGCAGGAAGCTGTTCCAGGCCTTCGACTGGGTGTCGTTGAGCTCGCTGGCCACCGACGCGGCCACCAACAAGAGCCACGCCATCACGCTCCGCGACGACGGGGACACGGTGTGGTTGTGGCCGTCGTGCGGGAGCCGCGCTTGGGTCAGGGTGACAAAGACGGTGTCCGAAGAGGCCCCCCTCGCCGTGTACGTCGTCGACGCCGTGCTGCTGCCGAGCCACCTGCGACAGAAGCTGGATGGCGGCGACGAGCCGGCTGCTACGTGCAAGCCGTCCGGCGGCTATCTCGGCTGGCTGCACTCCTGCATCCCGGCCTGGACAATGGTACCCATCGCCGTGGTGAGCATCGTGGGCTTTCATGTCGCGTTTCTTCTTCAGGATGCACTGAACAGGAAGAACAAGAAGGCCAACTTAATttttttttga